The genomic region AATAGAAGGTGGTTGGAATGCTGGAGGAAAAGGTCCTAGTGTTGCTGATGTAATGACAGGAGGATCAAGAACTTCAATGAGAAAAATTACAGATGGAGTTATTGAAGGAGAGTTCTATCCTAACCATGAAGCTGTTGATTTTTATCATAACTATAAAGAAGATGTGGCTCTTTTAGCAGAAATGGGATTTAAATGTTTTAGAACAAGTATAGCTTGGACAAGAATTTTCCCTAATGGTGATGATATGTTACCTAATGAAGAGGGATTAAAATTCTATGATAATCTATTTGATGAGTTATTAAAATATGGTATTGAACCTGTAATTACTCTTAGCCATTTTGAAATGCCATACCATCTAGCAAAAAATTATGGTGGTTGGATGAATAGAAAAGTTATAGATTTCTTTGTAAAATATGCAGTTACAGTTATGGAGCGTTACAAAAATAAAGTTAAATATTGGATGACTTTTAATGAGATCAATAACCAAGCTAATACTTCAGCTGATATATTTGGATGGACAAACTCTGGTGTTAAATTTTCTGAATACTCTAATCCAAGAGAAGCTATGTACCAAGTAGCTCACCATGAGTTTTTAGCAAGTGCCCTAGTTGTAAAAAAAGGACATGAGATCAATCCAGAATTTAAAATAGGATGTATGTGTTCATTTGTTCCTATCTATCCATACTCTTGTAATCCAGAAGATATGATAACTGCTGTAGAAGCTATGCATGATAGATACTATTTTATGGATGTACATGTTCGTGGACACTATCCAGCATATGCTAAAACTATCTGGAAAAAAGAGAATGTAAATTTAAAAATTGAAGAGGGAGATTTAGAGATTTTAGCAGAGGGAAAAGTGGACTATATAGGAATTAGTTACTATATGTCTAATGTGGTAAAAGCTGATGCTAAAAAAGATATCTCTAAAGCAATGGATGGAAGTACAGAAAAAACTGTAACTAATCCATATATTAAAGCTAGTGATTGGGGATGGCCAATAGATCCAGTAGGAATTAGATACTCTTTAACAAATATCTACGAAAGATATGAACTACCTATATTTATTGTAGAAAATGGATTTGGAGCAATAGATATTTTAGATGAGAATAAAGAGTGTGATGATAGTTATAGAATAGATTATTTAAAAGCTCATATCTTAGAAATGGAAAAATCTGTTGAACTAGATGGAGTTGAATTGATGGGATACACTCCTTGGGGATGTATAGATTTAGTTTCATTTACAACTGGAGAATTAAGAAAACGTTATGGATTTATCTATGTTGATAAAAATGATGATGGTTCAGGAACTGGAAAAAGATATAAGAAAAAATCTTTTGAATGGTATAAAAATGTAATTAAAACTAATGGAGAGGAACTATAAATAGGGAGAGAAATCTCCCTTTTCTAATATGAAGAGGTGAAAATATGAAAAAAATAATATTTTTAGATGTAGATGGAACTTTAGTAGATTATGAAAATAAAATTCCTAAATCAGCTATTGAAGCTATAAGATTAGCTAGAAAAAATGGCCATAGAGTATATATTTGTACAGGAAGAAGTAAAGCAGAAGTATATCAAGAACTTTGGGATATTGGATTAGATGGAATGATTGGAGGAAATGGGAGCTATATAGAAGATCATGGAGCTGTTGTTATGCACCAAGTTTTAACTTTAAATGAGTGTAAAAAAATTGTAGACTGGCTCCATAGTAAAAATTTAGAATTTTATTTAGAAAGTAACAATGGATTATTTGCTAGTGAAAAATTTGAAGTAGTAGGAGAAAAGGCTATTCAAGAGTATAGCAAAAGAAAAGGAAAATTAGGAGCAGAGAAATTAACAGTTAGAGAAGCTTTTCCTGAAATGATATTTGGAGAAAAATTATATAGGGATGATCTTAATAAAATAAGCTTTGTACTTAATAGTTATGATGATTATTTAGAAGCTAAAGAAGTTTTCTCCGATTTAGAAGTCAATACTTGGGGAGGAAAAGGGGAAATAGCTCTTTTTGGAGATGTTGGTGTAAAAAATATAGACAAAGCTATTGCAGTAAAAAAATTAGTAGAATACTTAGGAGCAGATATAAAAGATACCATAGCTTTTGGAGATGCTAAAATTGATATTCCTATGCTTAAATGTTGTGAAATTGGTGTAGCTATGGGAAATGGTGGTCCTGAAATAAAAGAAATAGCTGACTATATAACTGATGACGTTGAAAAAGATGGATTATGGAAAGCTTTTAAAAAGTTTGAATTAATATAAAAGGAAAGAGGGATTGTTGCAATTAAATGCAACATCCCTCTTATACTCTTGGAAGGGTAAGGGTAACTATTGTTCCCTTATTTAATTCACTTTTTATATCTAAATCGATATTTAAAGTTTCTACTATTTTTTTTACTATTGAAAGCCCAAGTCCATGACTTTTCATCTCTCTACTCCTTGCCTTATCTACTCTAAAAAATCTATCAAAAATATGTTTTAGATTTTCTTGACTAATACCTTCCCCATTATCAATAATATCCACTATTATATTTTTGTTCTCTCTTATATTTATGTAAATCTCTCTATCTCTTCCATATTTGATAGCATTTTCAATGAGATTTAAAAAAAGTTGTCTTATAAGATGATAATCAGAATTAATGAAACTTTCTTTAGGAGAAAAATTTATCTTTTGATTTGGGTAAATAATTTTCAAATCATTTATAATTTCTGTTATAACTTTTGAAATATCAAAGTTCTTGTTTTCTCTCTCATCATAGTCATCTTTTGCAAGAAATAAGAGTTTTGAAATAAGAGAAGATATATTTTTCACCTCTTCTTCTATTGAATTAAGAGCTTCTATTACAATATCTTTATTTTCAATTCCCCATCTTTTTATAAGATTAACATAGCCACTTATAATAAAAATAGGTGTTTTCATCTCATGGGAAGCACTATTTACAAAATTAATTTGTGCTTCTGTTTGTGATTGTAACCTTTTAAGCATACTATTATATGAGCTTATTATTGAATTAAATTCAACAAAATTATTTTTAATCTCCAATTTGTAATCCATATTTTCAAGACTTACTTTATTTGTAATCTCTTTTAAATTTTCTAAAGGTGGTATAATTTTATTATAAAATCTTTTTGCTATAACTATGCTTGTAATAATAGTTATAAATATTAAAATAAAAGAAGCTTCAAGTATACTAAGAATTATTTTTCTATCTTCTTTCATATCTTTTATAATTAAAATCTCAATTGTATTTTTTCCATCTATTTCTATTTTTTTATTTAAAAATTCATATTTATAAAAACCTAAACTTTGAATTTTTTCATATACATCTATTTCATTTAAAAGATTAATAAATTCCTGTTTTAAATTATATGAATAATATTTATCTTTATTTTTAAAAACAACTGTTATTCCCTGAACTTTAGGGCACTCTTCTAAAGCTTCAAGAAATATCTTTTCTAGTGTTTTTCCTTCCTCTAACTCTTTTTTTACTTGACTTATTTCATAATTTATAAAGCCATTTATTGCCTCTATATCTAAATAAGCTGCATTTTTTATATAAGAAGAAAAGAAAAACATTATTATCATATAAGATATTGAAAATAAAATTATTAAGTTTCTATAACTTTTTATAAGTTCATAAGATAATTTTTTCATAGTAATCTCCTTAAATTTTAATAACCTTTTTTAGTATGTAACCAAAACCTCTAACTGTATGAATATACTTTTCATTTTTATCCTCTATTTTCTTTCTAAGAAGGTTAATATATACATCTACAATTTTATCCTTTCCATCAAAATCATATCCCCAAATTTCTTCAATTATCTTTTCACGTGATATGACAATTTCTTTATTTAGTAAAAAAAGATACATAAGATTATATTCTTTTTTAGTAAGAACTATTTTTTCCTCTCCTTTATATAATATTTTTGAATCTATTTCTAATTTTAAATTTTCATATGTAATGGTATTATATATTTTAAAATCCTTTTTATTTCTAAGAGCAACTCTCATTCTAGCAAAAAGTTCCTCTATTTCAAAAGGTTTTGTAATATAATCATCAGCTCCCATATCAAGTAATTCTATCTTATTTAGAGTTTGATCCTTAGCAGTTAAAACTATAATAGGAATTTCTGAAGTTTTTCTTATAATTTTACAAACTTCTTCTCCACTTAAAACTGGCATCATCAAATCAAGAAGAATAATATCAAATTTTTCATTTCTAAATTTATTAAGTCCAACTTCTCCATTTTCTCCAATAATAACTTTATACCCTTCATGTTCTAATTCTAATTGAAGAAATCTTCTTATATTTTTATCATCTTCTATTATTAGTACTTTTTTCAATTTTCTCACCTTTATAAGTTATTTCATCTTTTAATTAATAATAACATAAAAAGATTAAAAAAAAGTAAAAAATTATCTATTTTTTTACCTTTTTTTTACCTTGTTCTTTTAATATATAATCATATTAAAAATATAAAGGAGAGATGAAAATGAATCGTATATCAGTAATTGCACCTGTTTATAATGAAAAAGAAAATATATCTTTATTTATAAACCAAGTGGAAACTTCATTGAAAAAAAGGTTTGATTCTTATGAAATAATCTTAATTGATGATGGAAGTAATGATGGAAGCCGTGAATTACTTGACAAGGAAGCAGAAAAAAATGGACATGTAAAAGTTTATCATTTTACTCAAAACAATGGTCAAACTGCTGCTATTGCAGCTGGTTTTAAAGTTTGTTCTGGAGATTTAATAGTAACTATGGATTCAGACTTACAAACTAATCCAGAGGATATATATACTCTTTTACCATATATTGAAAAATATGATATGGTAAATGGAAGACGTGAAACAAGAGAAGATGGATTTAAAAAGAAACTCTCCTCTTTTATAGGAAATAGTGTGAGAAATTTTATAACAAATGATGATATAAAAGATACTGGGTGCCCTTTAAAACTTTTTAAAAAAGAGGTAGTAAAAAGTTTTTATCTATATGAAGGAATGCATAGATTTTTACCTACTCTAGCTAAAATGAATGGATTTAAAGTTATTGAAGTCCCAGTTAGACATTATGACAGAGAGTTTGGAAAGTCTAAATATGGAATTTCTAATAGACTTTTTAAAGGACTTAAAGATGCTTTTGCTGTGAGATGGATGAAACAAAGACAATTACATTATAAATTTGATAATGGAGAAGAGGAAATATGATAAAAAGTTTTGATTGGAATATATTTGTAATAATAGGATTTTTAGGACAAATTATGTTCTCTATGAGATTTATTTTACAATGGATAGCTAGTGAAAGGGCAGGACAAAGTATTATTCCTTTTTCTTTCTGGATATTTAGCTTAGGAGGAAGTCTTTTTCTTTTTTTATATGCAATATATAGAAAAGATCCTGTATTTATTTTAGGACAAGCTCCAAATCTTTTTATATATTCAAGAAATATCTGGCTTATTAAAAAGAATAAAAAGAAAAAGGAGTGAAATAATTAGTATGGATAAGCAAGAAAGAAAATATTTAATAATTTTAGCTTTTATTTCTATAGTTGCTTTCTTTTCAAATCTATGGGTAAGACCAGCTGATTTAATGGAAGCAAGAAATTTTATAACAGCAAGGGAGATGATACAAAATGATAATTATATTATTCCTACTCTCAATGATTTTTTAAGATTTGAAAAACCTCCTCTTCCAACATGGTTTACAGCCTTTGTAATGAATATTACTGGAAATGTTAAAGATGAGTATATTTTACGTATCCCAGTTGCACTTTGTGGAATACTATTTATCTATCTTTTATATTATTTTGTAAAAATTACAACAGAAAATAAGTTACAAAGTTTTATAACAGCTTTTATTGGAAGTACAACTTTTATGATTATAAAAATAGGGAATGAAAATACTTGGGATTTATATACATATGTTTTTGCTTTTGGAGCAATATTATTTTTCATAAAAGGTTTAAAAAAAGAAAAATTAATAGATTTTTTTATAACTGGAATTTTTCTATCTGCTTCTATAATGAGTAAAGGTCCTATTGGTATATATGGACTAATACTTCCATTTCTAATTACTCACATCTATATTTATGGATTTTCAAGTTATAAGAAAAATATATTAAAAATACTCTTTACTCTTATTATAACTATAATATTTTCTAGTATATGGCCACTTATAATATATTTGAAATATCCAGATTACTTTTTAAGCGTTTTAAATAAAGAGAAAAATACTTGGAGTAATAGTCATACAGAAAATTTTATCTATTACATGGACTACTTTGTTTATATGGGTATTTGGATGTTTTTCTCTGTGTTAACACTCTATTTCAGTTGGATAAAAAAAAGAAGTGAAAATAAGAATTTTTCAAAACTTATTTTTCTTTGGAATATATTAATTATTCTTGCTCTCTCTATAATAAAAATGAAGAAAAAAAGATATGGGATTCCAATATATATGATTTCTATAATAGGTGTAGGAACAATTTGTTACTATTATTATAATAAGTGTTGGGATAAATTAAAGAAATCTGATAAAATTCTTCTCTATTTTCAATTAGGATTTATCTCCTTTATTTCTATTACTATTCCAATTATTATATTTTTTAAAGGTTATCTTTTAAATCAAGTAGGATTAACATACCTCATCATTACTATAATTAGTTTTATTCCATTTATTATCTATGGAATTAGATACATTTTATATAAAAAAGATATAAACACAAAATTTATAGTAATTGGAAGTGGAATTTTGATGCTTATTGTAAATCTTACTTCAAATTGGTTTTTTGATACAAATTTTATTAATAAAAATGAAAAAGAAAATATAGAAAATTATACAAAAATAAAAGTTATGAGAGCAAATCCACCAAGTCTTAATATATATTCAAATAACTTTGAAATTGAAGATGTATGGAGAGTAGGAAAAAGTATTAAACCTTTTAATATCAATAATAATCTACCAGATAAATTTATTTTCTTAGGAGAGATCTCTGAGGAGATAAAATCAAAATTTTATATTCAAAAGCAAGAAATTTATGTAAAAGAAAATGGAGATTTAGCAAAATTTTATTACTTGAAAAAAATGGAGGGATAAAATGAATATTGTAGTTACTGGAGGAGTTGGTTTTATTGGCTCTCATCTATGTGAAACTCTTTTAAAAGAGGGGCATAAAGTTATCTGTATAGATAATTTTGATGAATTTTATCAATTAAATATAAAAATAAGAAATCTCTTTGAAAGCACAGGAAATAAAAAACAATTTAAAATTTTTGAAAAAGAAATACTATCTAAAAATCTATCTAAAAATGAAATTATTAATTCAATAAAAGAATTTATAAAAAATGATAACTATAAGCTTTATTTTATGGATATAAGAGATAAAGAAGTCGAGAAAGTTTTTAGAGAAGAAAAACCAGATATTGTAATAAATTTAGCTGGACTTGCAGGAGTTAGACCCTCTCTCTTAAATCCATTAGAGTATGAATCTGTAAATGTACAGGGATTTATAAATCTTTTAGAAAATTGTAAAAGATGTAGAATAAATAAATTTATTCAAGCTTCTTCCTCTTCTGTATATGGAAATAATAAAATTGTTCCTTTTAAAGAGAATGACGTAGTTGACTTTGCTATCTCTCCATATGCTGCTACAAAAAAGAGTTGTGAAGTAATGGGGCATGTTTTTCACTCTCTTTATAATATAGATATGATACATCTTAGATTTTTTACTGTGTATGGTGAGAGACAAAGACCTGATTTAGCTATTTCTAAATTTGTAAAAAATATAATAGAAGGAAAAGAAATTACTATGTATGGAGAGGGAGATACCTATAGAGATTATACATATGTTGCTGATATTATACAGGGAATAAAAAAATCTATAAACTATATTAATTTTAATACTAATATTTATGAAATTTTAAATTTAGGTAATGGTAATACAATAGCTTTAAAAAAGATGATTTCAGTTTTGGAAAAAAAACTTAAATTAGAAGCAAAAATTAAAAAACTTCCTAAGCAATTAGGAGATGTAGATAGAACCTTTGCAGATATAACAAAAGCAAAAAATATGATTGGATACTCTCCAGAAACAACTTTTGAAAAAGGTATAGAAAGATTTATAAAATGGTACAATGAAAAGGAGTAAAAAATGAAAATAGGTGTTATAGGAACTGGATATGTAGGACTTGTTCAAGGTGTTATCATGGCGGATTTTGGTTCTAATGTAATATGTATGGATATAGATGAAGATAGAATAAAAAAATTACAAGTTGGAGAAAGTCCAATATTTGAACCAGGATTGAAGGAACTCTTATTAAAAAATATCAAGGAGAAGAGAATAAGTTTCACAACTGATATAAAAAAAGTGATTGAAGATTCAGAAGTATTATTTATAGCTGTGGGAACTCCAGCTAATGAAGATGGCTCTGCCGATCTTCATTATATTTTAGAAGTTGCTGAAAATATTGGTACATATATAAATGGATATAAAGTAATTGTAGATAAATCTACTGTTCCAGTAGGAACAGGAAAACTTGTTAGAGAAACCATTGAGAAAAAACTTAATCGAAGAAAGCAAAAAATAAGTTTTGATATTGTTTCTAATCCTGAATTTTTAAGAGAAGGTAAAGCTATTACAGATTGTCAACGTCCAGATAGAGTAGTAATAGGATATGAAAGTGAAAAAGCAAAAGAGATAATGAAAAAAGTTTATGATGTATTATTTATAAATGAGACCCCTTTTATTTTTACCAATATAGAAACTGCTGAAATGATAAAATACTCTTCCAATGCTATGTTAGCTGTAAAAATCTCTTTTATAAATGAAATTGCTCTTTTAGCTGAAAAAGTAGGGGCAAACACTCAAGAGATTGCAAGAGCAATGGGAATGGATGGAAGAATTTCTCCTAAATTTTTACATTGTGGACCAGGATATGGTGGTTCATGTTTTCCTAAAGATACAAGAGCAATAGTCGATATTGGGAAAAAATATGGTGAGGAGATGTTAGTAATAAAAGCTGCTATTGAAGCTAATCAAAAACAGAAAAAAAGAGTTATAGAAAAAATAATTTCAAAAATGAATGGAGTATCTGGAAAAACTATAGGAATTTTAGGACTTTCTTTTAAACCAGATACTGACGATATGAGAGAAGCTCCAAGTATAGATATTATTAGAGGACTTGTAAAGTCTGGAGCTAAGATTCATGCATATTGTCCCGAGGGAATAAAAGAGGCTAGATGGAGACTTGTAGATATAGAAAAAAATATAATATATTGTGCTGATGAATATTCTATAGCTAATGATGCAGATGGAATTGTACTAATCACTGAATGGAATCAATTTAGAGGAATGAATCTTAAAAATGTAAGAGAGAGAATGAAAGATAATTTTTATTTTGATCTAAGAAATGTCTATGTTAAAGATAACAATGTAAGAAAAATTTTTAAATATTATCCAATAGGTCAAGAATAAAGAGGAAAATACTATGTATAAAAAATCAAAATTTGATAAAAATTATATTATCTTTTTTCTTATTTATATATTAATATTTATTCCTATTGTTATTTTACGTTTTCCTGATATTAGAAATGAAATAAAATATTTCCTTATAACTGACACTATTATAGAAAGTAAAAATTTTCTCGTATTGAAATATTTAAATGAATTATATCCAGATAAACCCCCTTTATATTTTTTTATTCTTTACATTACTAAAAAATATTTTGGAAAATATTTTATACAGGGTGCTATAGTTTTTGGAACACTTATTCCTTCATTTCTTATTACAACATTTTTTTATAAATTTATGAAGAGTTTTAAAAATAGAAGAGTGGCATTTATACATACACTGTTTTTATTATCACTTCCTTTCTATATAGGTCTTTCAATTTTTATGAGAATGGATATGCTAATGACAGTTTTTATATTTTTTTCTCTCTATTTTTTCTTTCAAATTTACTATAAAAAATTAAATGAAAAAAATATTTTTAAAATTTATATTTTTATTTTCCTTGCACTATTTACAAAAGGAATAGCAGGTTTTGCAATTCCAATTACTATAATTTTAACTTTTCTTATTTTTGAAAGAAATTTAAAATTTCTTAAAAATATAAAATTTATTCAAGGAATTATTTTTATTATTTTCTTAATTGGAATATGGGGAATTTTAATCTTTCAACAACCTCAAGGAAAAGAATACTTAAAACTTCTATTAGGACAAGAAACTGTTGGTAGAATAGTAAATTCAAAAACTCATGTGAAAAGTTTTTACTATTATATTGAAAATATACCTCTTATAATGTATCCATATGGAGTAACAATTTTAATATCATTAATTTTTTATCTAAAAAATATAAGAAATTATAAAAAATGGCTTCCAATAGAAAAAATAGGATTTCTTTGGAGTATTATTCCTCTTTTACTTTTTTCATGTGCAAGTGGAAAATTAGCTATCTATCTTTTACCTATTTTTCCAGGAAATATAATTATTTTAATAAATTTTTTTATGAGAACAAAAAATATAAAATTTGGAAAAGTAATATTAAAAATTACAGAAATATTTGCATTATTAGCCATTCCTTTTAATTATCTTTTCAATAAAAGGAAAAACTTTTATAAGAGAGTTATTTTAATACCTTTTTCAATTTTTGTAATATTTATTTTTTTAATTCCAGGAGTTGAAATATATAATAAAGAATTTTCTTTAAAATATGTAGTTAAAAATATCTTAAAATATAGTGATAAAACAATTATCGCATATAGATTTTCAGATATGATCAATCTAAAAAATGAAATTAAAAAAGAGGTATTATTAGTTGAAAATAAAGAAGAAATAGAACAAGAAAAAAATATAAAATTAATTGTTGTACGTAATAAATATATTAAAGATTTAGATCGTGAGAAATTTAAAGTAATTTATAAAAATAAAAATTATTTTTTACTATATAAATATTAATTAATTCATAACCATTCTTTCATGCCTTTATAAAAAACCTCCTTGATATTAATATAGTTATAAAACATAACTAACTAATAATCAAGAGAGGTTTTAAATTTTTTATTTACATAAAATTTCTTACGCTACCTTTATCCTACCTATGCTAGCTTATAAAAACACTCTAAATACTCTTTTATCAATTCTTTTTTCTCATCTCTTGGTACATAAATAGCAAATATCTCTTTCTCGTCTTCTCCATAAAATCTTATAGAGCAACTTTTTCTACCAAACATATTATCTTCTACTAAAAAAATCTCTTTTATTTTATCTACACTTAGGTGTCCTCCAATAGAAGAATCATTATCATGGAAGTTTAAATATCCATGAGCATAAAAACCTTTTGGAAATTTATCTTTTATCTCTAATACAAAGTTAGGAGTTACAACTAACAAGAATACTTTTTCCCAACCTCTTAATATTTCAAATAATTCTTCCCTTTTTTCAATAGGATATTTTCTTACTGTTGGTGCATTTCTTAAAACTTCTATAAGAGATATATTCAACTCCTCTGCTATTTTCCCTAATGATATTTTTTCATTTTCAGATAATAATTTTTGAATTTTTTCTTTCATATATACTATTTCTCTCCTTTTATAAATTATTTTATCTATTCCTTTTTCCAGTTTTATCTACAGCCATTTTAGCAACCTCTCCATTTTTTGAAACTTAGAATAAATTCTTCAGTTCTTTATTCTTATTATCATCAACTCTATCAATGATGAAATTATAGTTTACTTTTTCTCAAGATTTATTTTAATTAAAATTTTTATATCAAAGTAATTTTAATTAAGAGTTTTAACTTTTATAATATGAATAGAAACTCCCATAAATACAATTATTAAAAATATTTTTAGGTGTGGACTAGTGATTTTCATTAAAGAGAAACCAATAGTAATAACTAAAGTAGAAATAGCAATAATTTTATTTTTCAAACTAATTCCTTTCTTTTCTTGGTAATCTCTTATATATTGGCCAAAAATTTTATTTTCTAAAAGAGCTTTATGAAATTTCTTAGAAGATTTACTAAAGCAATAGGCACTTAAAATTAAAAATGGAGTAGTAGGTAATAGTGGTAAAAAAATACCTAAAGTTCCTAGTATTAAAGATATTACTCCTAAGATAAAAAGAAAATGTTTAAACATGGATTTCACCTCTTTAATTCTATCATCTTTCTCACTAAACTTGCTACTATACTATTGCCCCAAAATATTCCATCTATTGTATATTTAAAAGAATCTTCAAAAAATTCTATATATTTACTTTTTTTAAATTCTTGCAATAATTTTAATATTTCAGGATAGATATTATCTCCAGTTAAATTTCTAATTTCACTTAAGCTAACCTCAGGATATTGAAGTATTCCAGAAAGTTTTTTTACTCTGTATTTAAAATCAGAATCTTTAGCATAAAAAGTTATAAGTTTATTTAGATTAAAATATTCAATATTTTTTACTCTTCCTCCAGCCCCAACTCCTATAGCAAATAAATCTGAGAACGAATTTATATTTTTTATATATCTATATTCATCTTTTCCATTTGTTATTTTAGTGTGTTCTAATAATTTATATCCATTATTTAATGTTTTTTCTAAAAAAGTATGATGTAATTCTTTATCTCTATATAGTTGATAGTTAAAATTAAGCTTATTTTCATTCAAAGCTTTAGAAAGATTTGAGCCTTCATGTATCATCAAAGAATAAAAACTCACACTATCTACTCCTAATTTACAAACAATTTTAGCATCATTTTCTATTTCTTCTAAACTTTCATCTAAATAATTATAAATAATATCAATACAAATAAGTCCTTTAAAATTTTCTTGAATTTCTTTTATTCTTTCAATAACTTTTTCTTGTTCATAAGTTCTATTTAAAAGTTTTCTCCCTCTATTTGAAAAAGTTTGTATACCAATACTAAGTCTATTTACTCCATATTTTTCCATAATAGCTAATTTTTTTAATGTTAAATTATGAAGAGTAGTTTCAAATGTAAATTCACAATTAGCTGAAATATTAAAATTTTTAATAAGATTAGATAATATTTTTTCTAATTGATGTTCTTTGTATATAGTAGGAGTTCCACCACCAAAAAATATTGTAGTAATCTCTTTTGATTGTACATATCTTTTTTTACCATATTTTTCAAACTCTTTACAAAGGTAATTAACATAATCATCCAAATTTTCTGTTACTTGTTTTCTATTCATATTACAAAATGAACAAATTTTATCGCAATATGGCGTATGCACATATATTCCAGCTTCTTTATCCTCTGGAATTTCATTTAATATTTTATTAAACGAAAAAGGTGTCACAATTTTTTTGGTTGTTAATTTGTTAATAATTTCTTTTACATCATGATGTGATTTATATCTTTTCTCAAACATATTTTTTCTCCTATAGATTTCAAAGCATTTCGACTATATATTACTATCGAATATAAAAAAAGTCAAGTTTTTATTAATTCTAAATTTAAATTTATCAAATATTTTGTATTACAAAAAAATATTGACAAAATAATTTGATATAGTATATAATTCCTTCATATAAAATAAATTGGGAGGTTTCTATAATCATGAAAAAAAAATTAGCATTTATTTTTATTTTAAATGCACTAATGGTTCTAGCAGAAAATCAAAATATTAATTTAGGTCAAACTATTATTAAGTCTAATATTGGTTTTGATGAAACTTTACAAAGTACTCCAAAAAATATTCAAGTTATAACATCTGAAGAAATTGCAGAAAAAAACTATAAAAATGTTACAGAAATTTTGGAAAAATCACCACTAGTTACAATAAAAAATGATGCAATGGGACAAACTATTGAAATGAGAGGAAGTGGATTAAATTCTAAAGGAACTGTACAAGTTATGATAGATGGAATGGCTATAAATCCAGTTGATATAAATCATGGAACATTACCTCTTAATAGTATTCCT from uncultured Fusobacterium sp. harbors:
- a CDS encoding glycosyltransferase family 39 protein; the encoded protein is MDKQERKYLIILAFISIVAFFSNLWVRPADLMEARNFITAREMIQNDNYIIPTLNDFLRFEKPPLPTWFTAFVMNITGNVKDEYILRIPVALCGILFIYLLYYFVKITTENKLQSFITAFIGSTTFMIIKIGNENTWDLYTYVFAFGAILFFIKGLKKEKLIDFFITGIFLSASIMSKGPIGIYGLILPFLITHIYIYGFSSYKKNILKILFTLIITIIFSSIWPLIIYLKYPDYFLSVLNKEKNTWSNSHTENFIYYMDYFVYMGIWMFFSVLTLYFSWIKKRSENKNFSKLIFLWNILIILALSIIKMKKKRYGIPIYMISIIGVGTICYYYYNKCWDKLKKSDKILLYFQLGFISFISITIPIIIFFKGYLLNQVGLTYLIITIISFIPFIIYGIRYILYKKDINTKFIVIGSGILMLIVNLTSNWFFDTNFINKNEKENIENYTKIKVMRANPPSLNIYSNNFEIEDVWRVGKSIKPFNINNNLPDKFIFLGEISEEIKSKFYIQKQEIYVKENGDLAKFYYLKKMEG
- a CDS encoding GDP-mannose 4,6-dehydratase; its protein translation is MNIVVTGGVGFIGSHLCETLLKEGHKVICIDNFDEFYQLNIKIRNLFESTGNKKQFKIFEKEILSKNLSKNEIINSIKEFIKNDNYKLYFMDIRDKEVEKVFREEKPDIVINLAGLAGVRPSLLNPLEYESVNVQGFINLLENCKRCRINKFIQASSSSVYGNNKIVPFKENDVVDFAISPYAATKKSCEVMGHVFHSLYNIDMIHLRFFTVYGERQRPDLAISKFVKNIIEGKEITMYGEGDTYRDYTYVADIIQGIKKSINYINFNTNIYEILNLGNGNTIALKKMISVLEKKLKLEAKIKKLPKQLGDVDRTFADITKAKNMIGYSPETTFEKGIERFIKWYNEKE
- a CDS encoding UDP-glucose/GDP-mannose dehydrogenase family protein, which codes for MKIGVIGTGYVGLVQGVIMADFGSNVICMDIDEDRIKKLQVGESPIFEPGLKELLLKNIKEKRISFTTDIKKVIEDSEVLFIAVGTPANEDGSADLHYILEVAENIGTYINGYKVIVDKSTVPVGTGKLVRETIEKKLNRRKQKISFDIVSNPEFLREGKAITDCQRPDRVVIGYESEKAKEIMKKVYDVLFINETPFIFTNIETAEMIKYSSNAMLAVKISFINEIALLAEKVGANTQEIARAMGMDGRISPKFLHCGPGYGGSCFPKDTRAIVDIGKKYGEEMLVIKAAIEANQKQKKRVIEKIISKMNGVSGKTIGILGLSFKPDTDDMREAPSIDIIRGLVKSGAKIHAYCPEGIKEARWRLVDIEKNIIYCADEYSIANDADGIVLITEWNQFRGMNLKNVRERMKDNFYFDLRNVYVKDNNVRKIFKYYPIGQE
- a CDS encoding glycosyltransferase family 39 protein; this translates as MYKKSKFDKNYIIFFLIYILIFIPIVILRFPDIRNEIKYFLITDTIIESKNFLVLKYLNELYPDKPPLYFFILYITKKYFGKYFIQGAIVFGTLIPSFLITTFFYKFMKSFKNRRVAFIHTLFLLSLPFYIGLSIFMRMDMLMTVFIFFSLYFFFQIYYKKLNEKNIFKIYIFIFLALFTKGIAGFAIPITIILTFLIFERNLKFLKNIKFIQGIIFIIFLIGIWGILIFQQPQGKEYLKLLLGQETVGRIVNSKTHVKSFYYYIENIPLIMYPYGVTILISLIFYLKNIRNYKKWLPIEKIGFLWSIIPLLLFSCASGKLAIYLLPIFPGNIIILINFFMRTKNIKFGKVILKITEIFALLAIPFNYLFNKRKNFYKRVILIPFSIFVIFIFLIPGVEIYNKEFSLKYVVKNILKYSDKTIIAYRFSDMINLKNEIKKEVLLVENKEEIEQEKNIKLIVVRNKYIKDLDREKFKVIYKNKNYFLLYKY